A region from the Pirellulaceae bacterium genome encodes:
- a CDS encoding aminotransferase class IV — MIAYLNGAYINPSELKLTPFDSGFILGVTIAEQLRTFAGRPFQVNRHLDRMAIGIEAVGLTDQVSRDQLEEVIGHVAEQNHTELHSNSDLGITVFVTPGVYPTYAPDSVPIPTIAVHTYELPFQFWAPKYEQGQRLVVVDIQQISPKSWSNEIKCRSRMHYFLAGRQARNMDASADALLLDENECVSETPIANIVLHLPHEGFVSPPKSRILPGVSLEFLETLAKRRGIPFHYRNIPLSDFQQADEVLLTSTPYCLLPVNQVDGHGFRQAMPGRLFQSLCQDWVTEVDCDFVTQARTDRRH; from the coding sequence ATGATCGCTTATCTCAATGGTGCGTATATCAATCCGAGCGAATTGAAGCTGACTCCTTTCGATAGCGGATTCATACTGGGCGTCACCATCGCCGAACAATTGCGAACCTTCGCCGGGCGACCTTTTCAGGTCAATCGTCACCTCGACCGAATGGCAATCGGTATCGAAGCCGTCGGCCTCACTGACCAAGTCTCGCGAGACCAGTTGGAAGAGGTAATCGGACACGTGGCAGAACAGAACCACACCGAACTTCATAGCAACAGTGACCTTGGGATCACGGTGTTCGTCACACCGGGAGTTTACCCTACTTACGCTCCGGACTCCGTCCCAATTCCCACCATCGCGGTTCACACCTATGAACTGCCGTTTCAATTCTGGGCGCCTAAGTACGAGCAGGGACAACGACTCGTTGTGGTAGATATCCAACAGATTTCGCCCAAGAGCTGGTCGAATGAGATCAAATGTCGCAGCCGGATGCATTATTTCCTAGCGGGTCGCCAGGCTCGAAACATGGACGCGTCGGCTGATGCGCTGCTGCTGGATGAAAACGAATGTGTCTCCGAAACACCCATCGCCAACATCGTTCTGCATCTCCCTCACGAAGGGTTCGTATCACCACCCAAGTCACGAATCCTTCCCGGCGTCAGCCTGGAGTTCCTGGAAACCCTGGCAAAACGACGAGGAATACCCTTTCATTATCGGAACATTCCGCTCAGCGACTTTCAGCAAGCGGATGAGGTCTTACTGACCAGCACGCCTTACTGTCTGTTGCCTGTAAATCAAGTTGATGGTCACGGGTTTCGCCAAGCGATGCCCGGACGACTCTTCCAAT